Proteins found in one Candidatus Neomarinimicrobiota bacterium genomic segment:
- a CDS encoding FAD-dependent oxidoreductase, with protein MSTAFWLDKFGIPVCLFEAGDRVGGVINTTLKDGFLIEHGPSTLQGRTNELLETVDAAGLKDEVLYANDIQKNRYILKRGKPVPVPLGPVSFATTSLFSVSAR; from the coding sequence TTGTCAACCGCATTCTGGCTTGATAAATTCGGGATTCCCGTTTGTTTGTTCGAGGCCGGCGACAGGGTCGGCGGAGTGATAAACACCACCCTGAAAGATGGATTCCTCATCGAGCATGGACCATCGACACTTCAAGGAAGAACAAATGAACTATTGGAAACGGTTGATGCTGCCGGCTTAAAAGATGAAGTGCTATACGCAAACGATATTCAGAAGAACCGTTATATCTTGAAGCGAGGGAAACCGGTTCCTGTTCCGCTCGGGCCTGTTTCTTTTGCGACCACGAGTTTGTTTTCTGTTTCCGCCAGGTT